The segment CAAATAGAATTTACAGGAGAGTAAAATAGATAGCTTGAGCTCGGTTCATAAGAATCAATCCTTCCCCTTGTACTCTATTATATGATTGAACTGAAAAAGCAGATGAGAGtcagaaaagaagaatttggagaGAGCAGGAGATTTATCCCGCTTAACTTCTCCTAAACTTGAACCTTTAcagtctcttttctttcctgtcGCTATAGGTCTCGaatcttttctctctttttcttctctttctccttattcTTGTTCGTTTTTCTTTCCTGGACCTTTGACTCTATTAccttcctcttttttctttcattttcttctaataaatttctatcttcaatatcttttttttcacCGGTAGAGATTGGGTTGGTGTGAAGTGAGTTGCTTCCCCTAAACCTCTATTCCCTGACCGGACCCTTATACTCTATTACCTTCCCTTAATTAACACAGGTTTCATtatctcatttcttttttaggctTTAGTccgttctttttcttcttctttttcggaAGGAAAGATATATGCTATACACATTTAAATCTAATGGACTTCTTTCACTCTAAACAaggtctcttttctttcctgtcCCTCGAGTTTACAGTTGAGCATTTGAAATACTTCTTTTacaaggtaaagcatattcaatCCTGTCCCTGATTTAACCTAATCTATtggtctcttttctttcttttctttctcttgatCTGATCTTAATTgagttttctttcattttcttctgctttTATGATTCTATTTTGCATTCTGCTTTTGCATCGAGGAGATTCCTCACGTAACAAGGTAATAACCGATTTTCTCTTTGATTGGACCATTGTTCCTCCTTTTCTATATGGCCTATATGTAGGTGGGAAGTACACACCAAATCTTGCATTAAACCAATGTTTATCGAAGTTAACGTGTACACGAATGCTCGCTTCTTACTTCAGTTCGAGGATCCTCGATATGTTGATCCCCTATCAGCTCATGATATTCTTTTAGTATGTTCTTGGTCAGAGTGATATATATCCTCCAGGCAACGAAGTTAGGGCTATCTAGTTGGGTCTTTTTACGCATTGCAGCTTTGTTTGAATCTTGGACGGTAGTTGGGTCCACTTCGAGAATTGCTAGGGGTTCCAGtgcccaaaaagaaaaagcaccTACTACAAGGGACATGGTAAGCATAAGATCGAGGGAGCTCTTATAAGGCAAGTGAATATGGTCCAAAACCCAATATGAAATTATATCCACTAAACCTCGATCAGGTATTTCTCGAAAGATCCTTCTAGCTTGCGCTGCACTAGGTAGACCCGCTATAGAATACTTACCAATTTGAAGGGGCTGCTTTGGTTGACCCAAGGTTAAAAAATCCATAGGCCAAGGTTGCATATGTTTCCACTCTCTCCTCAAGGAAGATTTTTTAGACCAACTCGTTCATGATCGAATAAGATAGTTGTTGTCCTTTTGAATTTCCCACGTTCTAGTGGACCTGCTTCAAATACATTTAAGGTTCTTCAAATACACcagaagaagaggaaacccactctcttctttcttcatttttagaaCCAAGTCGTTGAAATCATAATAACAATTATGTTATGAAACTAGTTTGTTAAGAAATTTGTTGATCTCGTTAGATACAAATTGTCGAGCCCAACCAAAAAAGATGGGACTTAGTATAGCCACAGTCCGGTTCCCAGGGTTAGAGTATTCCCTATTACCAGCCTACTCAAATCAGAACTCAACTAGTAGATTCTCTTTTGCTTATCGGCCAGCCGGATTTCATTGTTGCAACCTTCGCATTTCCAGGGTTCCAACCTCAACGGTTGGCAACTAAACACGAGCCTACAATCTGAACTGAGGACGGGTTTTTGGAGccacaaaaatataaaaaaaatttatgtataGAAGCCAAGTGAGGAGCGGATAACTTCTCCTGCTGAGATCCCAATTCTCCAAGTGGGCCGTCTTGGCCACCCGCGCCTTGGCTTTATAGAGAATCTCACTCCTGTGTCGTGGGACTTGTAGCTCGGCAGTCCACCGGGTGGGTTTTTTATCCTTTCAGTTTCGAGTGTCTTCTTGGATAGTTATAGCGGCCCATAGGCGGGCGGCGGTTCCCTCGACATAGTCCTTTCAGGCTGTGGTCGTTTAGTCCATGGTCCATTAGATGGTCGGTGCAAGGCCAGAAATTTGAACACATTGATTCCGCTCGTTCCCGTCCTTCGCTTCAGGGCCTGTCCCTTGGTGTGGTCAGTACTCCATACCGTCAGGCAACGAAGCTTACACTTGTTCACTAATTATGACGGTTCGCTAGGGCCTCTTTCCTCCTCCCTTTTCTGCTCACTCGTAGGGTCCGAACCCCCACAAAGGGGGAGGGAGTCGACTGAACATCTCAGCCATTGGCGGGAATTTCGCCCGCATCCGATCTCCAATTCTAGTTCACCACCGATGATCGTGTTGGGTGAATTATGACTTCGTACGATCGTGTTGGGTGAGCAAGAGCCGCTTCGTCACAATACTGACTTATAGGCTTACGGGTCACACTTTGGCCAAGTATCCTACAAAGAGACTCCCGAGAGCGAGAAGGATTAAAGGAATGGCCATAGGAATGGGCGCATCATGACATCTTATGATGTCTCGCCCAAATGAATTAGTTGGTACTAGAAATGTTAGAAAAAGTGAATGAAAAGAGTAATAAGAGGTGAAAAGGACATAGACACTTCCCAACCAGAAAGCAAAGTTCCCACTGATGGTATACTTAGTGTAAGCGAGCTCTAAGATCACATCTTTGGAATAAAATCCAGTTAGAAAAGGAAATCCAATTAGAGATAAGCTGCCCATGAGCATCATGGCATAGGTCAAAGGGAACGAGGAGGCAAGCCCCCCCATCTTACGCATATCTTGCTCATCCGACATGGCATGAATGACCGAACCAGCACTCAGGAATAGTAATGCTTTGAAAAATGCATGATTCATTAAGTGAAAGATGCTAACTGAATAGTTACGCTTACACTTGTTCACTAATTATGACGGTTCGCCAGGGCCTCTTTCCTCCTCCCTTTTCTGCTCACTCGTAGGGTCCGAACCCCCACAAAGGGGGAGGGAGTCGACTGAACATCTCAGCCATTGGCAGGAATTTCGCCCGCATCCGATCTCCAATTCTAGTTCACCACCGATGATCGTGTTGGGTGAATTATGACTTCGTACGATCGTGTTGGGTGAGCAAGAGCCGCTTCGTCACAATACTGACTTATAGGCTTACTGGTCACACTTTGGCCAAGTATCCTACAAAGAGACTCCCGAGAGCGAGAAGGATTAAAGGAATGGCCATAGGAATGGGCGCATCATGACATCTTATGATGTATCGCCCAAATGAATTAGTTGGTACTAGAAATGTTAGAAAAAGTGAATGAAAAGAGTAACAAGAGGTGAAAAGGACAGAGACACTTCCCAACCAGAAAGCAAAGTTCCCACTGATGGTATACTTAGTGTAAGCGAGCTCTAAGATCATATCTTTGGAATAAAATCCAGTTAGAAAAGGAAATCCAATTAGAGATAAGCTGCCCATGAGCATCATGGCATAGGTACAAGGGAACGAGGAGGCAAGCACCCCATCTTCCGCATATCTTGCTCATCCGACATGGCATGAATCACCGAAGCTGCACTCAGGAATAGTAATGCTTTGAAAAATGCATGATTCATTAAGTGAAAGATGCTAACCGAATAGTTAGAGACGCTGCAAGCAAAGATCATATAGCCTAATTGATTGCAAGTTGAATAAGCTATGACCCTCTTTAGATTGTTCTGTAATATTCCAATGGTTGCCGCAAGGAATGACGTCGTAGCTCCTACAGAAGTAATAACAATCAAAGTCATAGGTGGGTATTCAAATAAAGGGGAGCACCTTGCTATCGTGAAAACGCCAGCTGTTACCATAGTAGCTGCATGAATCGAAGCNAGGAATTTCGCCCGCATCCGATCTCCAATTCTAGTTCACCACCGATGATCGTGTTGGGTGAATTATGACTTCGTACGATCGTGTCGGGTGAGCAAGAGCCGCTTCGTCACAATACTGACTTATAGGCTTACTGGTCACACTTTGGCCAAGTATCCTACAAATAGACTCCCGAGAGCGAGAAGGATTAAAGGAATGGCCATAGGAATGGGCGCATCATGACATCTTATGATGTATCGCCCAAATGAATTAGTTGGTACTAGAAATGTTAGAAAAAGTGAATGAAAAGAGTAACAAGAGGTGAAAAGGACAGAGACACTTCCCAACCAGAAAGCAAAGTTCCCACTGATGGTATACTTAGTGTAAGCGAGCTCTAAGATCATATCTTTGGAATAAAATCCAGTTAGAAAAGGAAATCCAATTAGAGATAAGCTGCCCATGAGCATCATGGCATAGGTACAAGGGAACGAGGAGGCAAGCACCCCATCTTCCGCATATCTTGCTCATCCGACATGGCATGAATCACCGAAGCTGCACTCAGGAATAGTAATGCTTTGAAAAATGCATGATTCATTAAGTGAAAGATGCTAACCGAATAGTTAGAGACGCTGCAAGCAAAGATCATATAGCCTAATTGATTGCAAGTTGAATAAGCTATGACCCTCTTTAGATTGTTCTGTAATATTCCAATGGTTGCCGCAAGGAATGACGTCGTAGCTCCTACAGAAGTAATAACAATCAAAGTCATAGGTGGGTATTCAAATAAAGGGGAGCACCTTGCTATCGTGAAAACGCCAGCTGTTACCATAGTAGCTGCATGAATCGAAGCGGATACTGGAGTGGGCCCCTCCATTGCATCGGGTGACCAAGTATGCGATCCTATATGTGCGGATTTCCCAACAGCACCAATAAGAAGTAAAATACAAATAAGAGTTATGACATTCAACTCATTTTGCAAGAAATCCAAGAATTTCTAGGGGCACTAGCATGAGcaaaaatggttgaaaagtCTACTGTTTGAAATAGAGTAAAACGACCCAAAATCCCAGGAGCTAATCCAAAATCACCTACTCGATTGATAGGTATAGCTTTTATAGCTGCTTTATCTCCCTGAAGTCGTGTAAACCAGAAATGAACTAACAAATATGAAGCAAAACCTACTCCTTCCCATCCCAGAAATAATTGAAGAGAGTTATCTCCGGTCACCAACATTGgcataaaaaaagtaaaaatggaTAAATAACACATAAATTGAGGGCTATGCAGATCCTCAGACATATATGAAATGGAATAAAGATGGACCAAGCTACTTATGAATGTAATCACAATTAACATCACTGCGGTCAGGCTATCGAACACGGAGGCAGAAGTGAATAACGAGTCGGACTAATTTGGGAATCGAGCGAGCTCCCCTTGCATGCAATGATGTGGTGATGAACCTCTCATTCTAATTCAGTGCTCTCCGAACCGTGCGGAAAAGTTTCCCATCACACGACTCACCAACTTGATCTTCTGTGGGAACCGTATGTTCAAACAGGCCTGAAAAAAGAGGTACGATCTCGCTTTCCTTTGCCACTCAAGTGTATGTATGGCATTTGCTGTGCTTAGGCCCCTTCTTCCCTTCCCTCCTTCCCTTCCCTAATGAAAGAGTCCACCGCCTGTCTGGCCTGCCTTTTAGTAGGTGATTCGGCCTGCCTTTTAGTAGGTGATTCGGCCTGCCTTTTAGTAGGTGATTCGGCCTGCCTTTTAGTAGGTGATTCGATGAAGAAAAGGCTAGATCAAGAAAAGGGGTACTACAAGCCCTCTGTCAGTCTCAGCGTGCAGGCCTACCTTTTAGTAAGTGattcaatgaagaaaaagcTGCATCAAAAAAATGGGGGTGattcaatgaagaaaaggcTGCATCAAGAAAACGGGGGTGattcaatgaagaaaaggcTGCATCAAGAAAAGGGGGTACTACAAGCCCACAAGCCttcaatgaagaaaaggcTGCATCAAGAAAAGGGGGTACTACAAGCCCACAAGCCCTCTGCCTCACGCATCTAACTTGCTTGCGTGGTTCACCGGTTCCACCGACTAGAAAGAGTGAAAAAGTCAGCATGCAGGCCTGCCTTTTAGTAGGTGATTTAGCGAAGAAAAGGTAGGAAAAGGGGGTACTACGAGCCCTGATTCAGCGAAGAAAAGGCTGCATCAAGAAAAGGGGGTACTACGAGCAAAGGGGGTACTAGGAGCCCTCTGCCTCACGCATCTAACTTGCTCGCGTCGTTCACCGGTTCCACCGACTAGAAAGTAGGTGATTCAAGAAAAGGCTGCATCAAGAAAAGGGGGTACTACGAGCCCTCTGCCTCACGCATCTAACCTGCTTGCGTGGTTCACCGGTTCCACCGACTAGAAAGAGTGAAAAAGTCGATACATGGGGGATGTGCTATCCTTATTGGGCTGGGCCCTTCCCCATAAGGCCCCACCATCAGGGCATAAGCGCCCTCTTATTACCCATATGTATCGAATCACCAACTACCAAGTAAACAATCTGAGTAAGGAAGAGGCCAGCATAGCCCTATTATAGTCCCAGTTCAGAGTGAACAACTGTTGACTATCTCACCTTGCTCAACATTCAATCAACCTGAAATTTCGGGTTGGaccaaaagattttttcaacCCAACTTAGATTCAGTCGTAGCTAGTAAAAATGTGACTCGTGTTACATAAATTTCTTATTGAAGAGGAGGGTATTTCAAAATCTTAGAGGCTTATTAAGGAAGAAACATTAGAGTTAatggtttattatttaaagaaattaatatatgaagGTAAGAAATACATGAAGATCTTATAACTTGAAATATGAGAAGAATAACTTTATCAAAGTGTACTTACTTCACAATAATGCAAGGACCATCTTCAAAAAGgaattatttctttatttttatttttttaatttgaattttcaaaagtatctttttatcttgtttatactttatttatttcattactTTCCTCGAGGGTTGTCTGTAGAGTTAATTGTTACAACACtatgtctaaaaaaatatttataaattaataaagatcAACAAacgaaaattctaaaaatctGGCTAATAACTCTTTATTCATGGACAAAAAAAGAGGCTAATCTGCCATTAAccttaattaaacaaaaaaaataagagttaGTTCTAACCTTATTAGTGGTTAGAAAAAGATAGTTCTAACATTATTAGTGGTTAGAAATTTGTTCTAACTTAAGTTAGTTCACCCAAGCACTTCTCATACTCCAAGCGCTTAGATACTCCACCGTGATAGACTCTGTTCCATTGTTGAACACATGCAAATGAGCATCCTCAAACACCGCCTTTGTTGGGTATACCCTCGAAGTTATGCATGTTTTTCCTCCTCCACCAAAACTCTCTATCACCGAGTGATCAATCTGCACAATAATACATAGTTTAGATTTGCCGATATGGTGCGAGAACGTATTAGACTATGACTTTAACGTACCAAACTTCTTAATGGGAGCTTTTTACTCGACAAATCGATGTCGACGAAACCCGCAAATGTCGGCTTGTATAATCCATCCTTCAAAGAAGAGCTACAccaaaagagagaaacaagagctttgtaaatatgaaaaaatagtATAAGGTCTTTTAATAAGGGAATTGAAGCTACCTTCTTGCATCAGAGCACATAAGAACCACGTGGTTAGTCTCTGCCTTGAAGATCCTGAAGAACACAGGAGTGAACTCCTCGAGGTTTTCTGAAGCCAGAGTCAGAAGCCCAAAGGGTCCGACACCACCTTGGGCCGTTGATCCCAGCTGACTGCACACGGCTTGTGCGTCCACCCAGCTTGGATCAAATGCCTCCGCGTTATCCAAACTCGAAAAGCTAAAGATAACTTCAACATCCGCCTGTATAAAACACAAGAAACAATCGATCAAATGACACCCTGTTTGATCTTAGAGGTGCTTTCACATCTTCTTAACCCGCTACAAACCACAGTGTCGGGGATTTGGGTTAAGAGCAGGTTGgttatgaattaaacataCTGACCTGAGCCGCAGTAATTCCTTTGATCTCAACATTTTGTCCCTTAACCAGCTTTTGATTTATCATCATAACTATCTTCCGTCGCAACCTATTGAGCTCCATAATTGGCCATTGTAAGAGCTGCTTTCCATTGGGATCCAACCACACCGTCCTAGGAATCGCCTACAAAAAGGACAAAGAAAAGGTCGGcccaaatacaaaatagagcaaattcaattaaaaatagaacaaaacagagcaaaacagAGCACATTGCATCTAAAACAGACCTGAATTCCAGCCCATCCCTTGGAAACATCATCCTGGACACTATCAGATTCATTAGCCCAACCCCACAAAacccttctcttcttcatcgGATCATAGAACGACTTGGAAGCATAGAAGTTGCCATAGTCATACCTCAGCCCACTCCACCCATCCGCCGAGGTATTATCGGGAACATACTTGTCCGTCATCGGATAATACTTCCCCACCGTATAATACTCATATCTAGTCATCTCCAAGCTCACCTTCAACACATGTTTAACCCAATTTCCCGTCACCGACGTGTCCAAACCAAATCTACCGAAGTGGGAAACTGGGTAGAAATCAGGGCACTCCCACATTCCGGTATTCGGAACAGAATGTAAAGGCTGTTCCACCTTAGTCCAATTCAAAAAATCCTTGCTTCTATACAAATACGCCATTCCCGTCTGCTCGCTCCTGCTGCCAATGATGGTCTTCCAGTGACCGTTGAGGCTCAGCCACGCCGTCGACGGGTCCCGAAAGGCGCTACTATTGACCTCCGTACCCGGGTCAACAATCGGATTGTTATCCGGTTTGACCCACTCAGTTAGATGCGGATCAGAGAGGTTTGCTGGAATGGCGTAGTTTTGTACCTGTCGATTCTGGGAGTCGATTCCAGTGTATAAAATGACGGGCTTGAGGCCGGGGAGGACGGTGGCGGAGCCAGACCAACAACCATTAATATCAAAGGGCTTTGAGGGGGAAAGCGCGGGTTTGAGTGACTTCCAGTTGATAAGGTCTTTGGAAATTGAGTGCGCCCAGACAATGTTCCCCCAAACCGCGCCTTCAGGGTTGTATTGATAGAAGAGATGGTAAATTCCCTTGAAATACATTGGGCCATTCGGGTCTGCATAAGATGACATGTTTATGGAGCtcatatcaaaataattataaaaacatgTGCACACTTGTATTCTCCACGTCAAAAGGGAAAATGTAGAAATTACGAACCGTTCATCCAGTGACGATGAGGTTGAAAGTGGAAACCAGTTCGATGGAGCTGCTTGATCTCAGTGGTGTCGTTGCCATTTTCGAGAGACTGTAATTCGGGATAGATTTTATGGAGAGCTTGAACTACCACAAGACCATTATCaatgaacaaagaacaaaaggagAATCCGAGAAGAATAGCTAGGAGAGTGAAGAAATTCATTGTGGAATTTGCTTTGTTAGTGGAGTTTGTAGCGAAGAAGAAATAAGAgtttgatactatttatagaggaagaaatataaatttaatctaaaaataggataaattagttaaaataatctcaaactttcaactttcaacgggttaaaaaaatatctttaaactcaaaaatctaaatttatctCACTTCAATTTCAAGGATATTAATGatatgaacatttttttttttcatatatatatttttgtgttttttatttcacaaaaattgtgaaataatCCGTAGAAAGAAACTGATAGAGGATGGATGATCACATAATTTTCTCATTATGGCCAAATCCCTCTCCCTTCCATCGCGTCCCTTCAAttccccttcttcttccattggAACCCATCTCTCTCAACTCCCCAAAATCTCTTGTTCTTCCATATCCATTCAATCTCAATCACCCAGAGACCAACTCCTCGCCCTCATCTCCGACCAAGAAAGAGGTCTCAAGACCCAGAAAAGCCCTCAGAAACTTGCTTCAATTGTGAAATCGATCGACGCCTTGGCGTCTCTGGGCCGAAATTCTGTCACTACGGACGATTCACTTTCTGCGACATGGCGCCTTCTATGGACCACTGAGAAAGAGCAGCTGTTCATCATTGAGAAGGCTCACTTGTTTGGTACTCAAGCTGGGGATGTTTTGCAGGTGATTGATGTCAAGAAAAAGAGTCTTAATAATGTCATCACTTTTCCTCCAGATGGGGTTTTCTTCGTTCGATCCAGCATTGAAGTTGCTTCCTCTCAGAGAGTGAATTTTAGGTATGTTCTCTCTCCCTCTGCTTTTAATCCATACAAATGTGCCTTTAATTTCGTCTTCATAGGTCGTTTGGATGAATTGCTGTTTCAATTCAATGGTTGTATTTTAAAGCAATCAAATTAGCATATAATTTACATTTGATATTGAGTTTGAATCTGGTTGTTTAGATTTACAAGTGCTGTTCTGCGAGGAAAAAACTGGGAAATTCCTTTGCCACCATTCGGACAGGGCTGGTGAGTTAATTATCTTTATGAGTTCCCTTTTGTTCACTTTTTTTCTATATGGTTAATGTTTATATGACATGTctgaaatatttgataaatctATAAGATTGATGTTAAACTCTGAGTTCACCATGTTCTTGCTGTTCGATCAATAATAGAATCAAAAGCTAGGACAAATTATAGACTGAGACTCATCAATGACTTCAATCCCTGATACATCAAAAACTCCACCTTCTATCTCTACAAAAAGCTGATTCTCGGACAATATCATCCTTCATGTTAAAAATTCCTTCATGTCATGTGACATGGTGTAATCCATATGAATCCAAGGGGTTTGAAAAGTCATTCAAAGAGAGAATTCTATTGAAGATATGCAGTGGTTTTATAGAAATAACAACTCCGAATCTAAGAAACACATTCCATGATCTTACACAAATTTCTATTGACTTCATTACCTGCGACATTACAATCAAACATATTGTGtctgaaaaaaatattcatcaaACCATCAAAGTGGCTGATGACTTTAAAGTactattgtgagatcccatatcaattggggaggagaacgaaaccttttttataaaagagtggaaacctcccctagcagacgcgttttaaataCCTTgaggaaagctcgaaagggaaagtctaaagaggacaatatctgctagcggtgggcttaggccgttacaaatggtatcagagccagataccagGCGATGTACAGAGGCTGAGTCCCAAAGGGCGTGGACACGAGGGGGTGTGCAAGCAAGGAGGCcgagccttgaaggggggtggacatgagacggtgtgccagcagggacgctgggccccgaaggggggtggattgtgagatcccacatcggttggggaggagaacaaaacattctttataaggtgtggaaacctctccctagctagaaaatatttgctagtggtaggcttgggccgttacaactACGTTCCAGATCCACCTACCATATcctaaaatgaaattcaatgaAATTCAGACGAGTGTGCTTACCACTAGATCATTTCTCAATAAGGAAATGAAAATCACCATAGAACTTCCGTTTTCTCGTGGGATCTAAAACTATTGGGGAGTTACCATCTGAGTAAAGTATTGCAAATATTGgatttaaaaaagatattgtccgctttgacccattacgtatcaacgtcaacctcacggttttataacgcgtctgctagggagaggttttcatactcgttttgtttccctcttctctccaatcaatgtgggatcttgcATTAATCCTCTTTCTTTCATATTGTACTTCTCTAGTTTTGATCTGACGGTATTGCCATTAGCTTGTTGAGGTTATTCCAAAATAACCAATACTACTTACCAATCTGCCTACAGCACCATTGCCTCTTTTATTCCTCCAAAGAATCACGGACATGTGAAAACTGGAGTTCGATTCTATTTATGGCATGTTGATAGATGTCTTGTAACTCTAATGCCTCCGGTTATAATAAGAGAGCTCAACGAGTTTTACTTCTATTACAgtgaatggtatgatattatttacttGCCGCTTGATTTTACTTTTGGATTttactaaaaatgaaatattcgctcttttacttttatttttttttattttttattattattttggttcgGGCGTTCATACTTGTATCTAAACTTGAACGAAAGATAATGTCTAGATCCTACAGATAAGAGTATTAGATGTTCGGTTCTTTTCTGGaccattttatttgttattcaATCATGAGCATAAATGTGGCATTTTGTCTTATTTTCTATAGGTTCGAGACTGTATACCTCGATGAGGATATCCGGGTTGTAAAAGATATCAGAGATGATTATTTGATTGTTGAACGTGCTCCCTACACCTGGAAAGAATGAAAAGCTAGATCACTGGTTTTCATTGCTGCTATAGAAACACAATGCAGTAAATTGTATTAGTGTTATAATCATCTAAATTGATCCCGAGTACGTCTATCCTTCTGGAATCTATGTCCTTATTATGCAACACTCATGCGGCTGCTCTCACTGTTTAAGTATTATTGTTGTAAACTTCGATTACCATTATTTGGGCTAACAATTGATAATGGTGTATAGTTAAAAGGTTCAAATATTCGTATCCAATCTTCATATTTACTGGGTGATGAAGGTAGGTAGGCACCTACATATCTGTTGATAAATATGTGTAGGCACAGGTATCCATTCATCTATAGACCATCCAAATGTTTTTAGTATTaatatatgtgagatcccacatctgtgagagaaagctcgaaagaaaaatttctaagaaaaatTTCTAAGAGGAtcatctgctagtggtgggcttggatctTTACaaatggtgggcttgagtagttacaatatcatttcataaaaatatctatattgACATGtgaaatcttaattttttttttttcctaatacATTGATTGACGGTCAAATTATCATGATCTCCAAAAAAGTGTTCTAtagattttaaacttttaattttgctCATAATTCTTCCGTGGTTTATGTTGGTCAATGTCTTAGTTCTCAATTATAACAATTACTCTCATTAATTCTCCATGACATTTCATCATTCGAAGCTACACATCATAGTAGTCGCCATTTCCTTTTTATGTTCATCAGTCTCTCTCTCAACCTACGATTCTCATCCTTAATTCGAGCCACAACT is part of the Cucurbita pepo subsp. pepo cultivar mu-cu-16 chromosome LG12, ASM280686v2, whole genome shotgun sequence genome and harbors:
- the LOC111806581 gene encoding beta-fructofuranosidase, insoluble isoenzyme 1-like, translating into MNFFTLLAILLGFSFCSLFIDNGLVVVQALHKIYPELQSLENGNDTTEIKQLHRTGFHFQPHRHWMNDPNGPMYFKGIYHLFYQYNPEGAVWGNIVWAHSISKDLINWKSLKPALSPSKPFDINGCWSGSATVLPGLKPVILYTGIDSQNRQVQNYAIPANLSDPHLTEWVKPDNNPIVDPGTEVNSSAFRDPSTAWLSLNGHWKTIIGSRSEQTGMAYLYRSKDFLNWTKVEQPLHSVPNTGMWECPDFYPVSHFGRFGLDTSVTGNWVKHVLKVSLEMTRYEYYTVGKYYPMTDKYVPDNTSADGWSGLRYDYGNFYASKSFYDPMKKRRVLWGWANESDSVQDDVSKGWAGIQAIPRTVWLDPNGKQLLQWPIMELNRLRRKIVMMINQKLVKGQNVEIKGITAAQADVEVIFSFSSLDNAEAFDPSWVDAQAVCSQLGSTAQGGVGPFGLLTLASENLEEFTPVFFRIFKAETNHVVLMCSDARSSSLKDGLYKPTFAGFVDIDLSSKKLPLRSLIDHSVIESFGGGGKTCITSRVYPTKAVFEDAHLHVFNNGTESITVEYLSAWSMRSAWVN
- the LOC111806580 gene encoding probable plastid-lipid-associated protein 11, chloroplastic isoform X2 produces the protein MAKSLSLPSRPFNSPSSSIGTHLSQLPKISCSSISIQSQSPRDQLLALISDQERGLKTQKSPQKLASIVKSIDALASLGRNSVTTDDSLSATWRLLWTTEKEQLFIIEKAHLFGTQAGDVLQVIDVKKKSLNNVITFPPDGVFFVRSSIEVASSQRVNFRFTSAVLRGKNWEIPLPPFGQGWFETVYLDEDIRVVKDIRDDYLIVERAPYTWKE
- the LOC111806580 gene encoding probable plastid-lipid-associated protein 11, chloroplastic isoform X1, translating into MAKSLSLPSRPFNSPSSSIGTHLSQLPKISCSSISIQSQSPRDQLLALISDQERGLKTQKSPQKLASIVKSIDALASLGRNSVTTDDSLSATWRLLWTTEKEQLFIIEKAHLFGTQAGDVLQVIDVKKKSLNNVITFPPDGVFFVRSSIEVASSQRVNFRFTSAVLRGKNWEIPLPPFGQGCTIASFIPPKNHGHVKTGVRFYLWHVDRCLVTLMPPVIIRELNEFYFYYSEWYDIIYLPLDFTFGFY
- the LOC111806580 gene encoding probable plastid-lipid-associated protein 11, chloroplastic isoform X3, which produces MAKSLSLPSRPFNSPSSSIGTHLSQLPKISCSSISIQSQSPRDQLLALISDQERGLKTQKSPQKLASIVKSIDALASLGRNSVTTDDSLSATWRLLWTTEKEQLFIIEKAHLFGTQAGDVLQVIDVKKKSLNNVITFPPDGVFFVRSSIEVASSQRVNFRFTSAVLRGKNWEIPLPPFGQG